In Dasypus novemcinctus isolate mDasNov1 chromosome 10, mDasNov1.1.hap2, whole genome shotgun sequence, one DNA window encodes the following:
- the LOC101439746 gene encoding olfactory receptor 51J1-like, with product MKNFSNSLGFLPTTFILVGIPGLEAEHIWISIPFCLIYIVIFLGNGTILHVIRRDPHLHQPMNLFLVMLALTEVGVSASTLPTVLGIFLFGTNEISFDSCLFQMFSVHSFSIMESDVLLAMSVDRFVAIYSPLHYTAILALPHIIGTGVLIGLKSIIVMAPVTLLLWHLPFCGHNSLSHSYCLHSNLIHLPCGDISTNSIYGLFIVISTFGLDSLLIVVSYGLILYTVLKIATADGRRKALNTCGSYICAVLAYYVPLIGSSMVHRFGHHVSPLLQVILSHAYLFFPPVVNPIVYSIKTKEIRSSIVQMLSEKRAGV from the coding sequence ATGAAGAATTTCAGTAACTCTTTGGGGTTCTTACCTACAACATTTATTCTGGTTGGCATTCCAGGGCTGGAGGCAGAGCACATCTGGATCTCCATCCCTTTCTGCCTGATATACATCGTCATCTTCCTTGGGAATGGCACCATTCTTCATGTCATCAGGAGAGACCCTCATTTACACCAGCCCATGAACCTCTTTCTTGTCATGTTGGCACTGACTGAGGTTGGTGTCTCTGCATCCACTCTGCCTACAGTGCTAGGCATCTTCCTTTTTGGTACCAATGAGATCAGTTTTGattcctgtcttttccagatGTTCTCCGTGCACTCCTTCTCCATCATGGAGTCAGATGTCTTACTGGCCATGTCTGTGGACCGTTTTGTGGCTATCTACAGCCCATTGCACTATACAGCCATCCTTGCCCTGCCCCACATCATTGGCACAGGAGTTCTCATTGGGCTGAAAAGCATTATCGTCATGGCCCCAGTAACCTTGCTCTTATGGCACCTGCCCTTCTGTGGCCATAATAGCCTCTCTCATTCTTATTGCCTCCACTCCAACCTTATCCATCTACCTTGTGGGgacatttctaccaacagtatCTATGGACTTTTCATTGTCATCTCTACCTTTGGTCTGGATTCATTGCTCATTGTGGTCTCCTATGGGCTCATACTCTACACTGTACTGAAAATTGCCACTGCAGATGGACGGAGGAAAGCACTCAACACCTGTGGTTCATATATCTGTGCTGTACTTGCTTACTATGTACCTCTTATTGGATCGTCCATGGTGCACCGCTTTGGACATCATGTTTCTCCTCTGCTACAAGTCATACTGTCCCATGCCTACCTCTTTTTCCCACCTGTTGTTAATCCCATTGTCTATAGTATTAAAACCAAGGAGATTCGTAGTAGCATTGTTCAAATGTTGTCAGAGAAGAGAGCTGGTGTTTAG
- the LOC101440614 gene encoding olfactory receptor 51Q1-like gives MYQVPNNTQDPSYFILTGIPGFEASHIWISIPFCCLYTISIMGNTTILTAIFTETSLHQPMYQFLSMLALTDLGLTLTTLPTVMPLLWFNVQEISFEACFAQIFFIHTFSFMESSVLLAMAFNRYVAICRPLHYTSILTSEVIGKIGVAILCRCVLTVLPSLFLLKRLPFCGSHLLSHSYCLHQDMIRLVCADIKVNSWYAFALLLLIIVLDPLLIVLSYAMILRSVLGVASVVERLRAFNNCLSHILAVLVLYVPMVGVSMTHRFAKHASPLVHVIMASIYLLAPPVMNPIIYSVKTKQIRQGILRLLPQGNLH, from the coding sequence ATGTACCAGGTACCTAACAACACCCAAGACCCCTCCTACTTCATCCTCACGGGCATCCCTGGATTTGAGGCCTCCCATATCTGGATCTCCATCCCATTCTGCTGCCTCTACACCATCTCCATCATGGGAAACACCACCATTCTCACTGCTATCTTCACGGAGACATCCCTCCACCAGCCCATGTACCAATTTCTCTCCATGCTGGCCCTGACTGACCTGGGTCTCACCCTCACCACCCTGCCCACAGTCATGCCACTCCTGTGGTTCAATGTCCAGGAAATCAGCTTTGAAGCCTGCTTTGCACAGATATTTTTCattcatacattttctttcatgGAATCCTCTGTCCTTTTGGCTATGGCCTTtaaccgctatgtggccatctgccgcCCCCTCCATTATACCTCTATTCTTACTAGTGAAGTCATTGGCAAGATTGGGGTAGCCATCCTTTGCCGCTGTGTGCTCACTgttcttccctcccttttcctacTCAAGCGCCTGCCCTTCTGTGGCTCGCACCTCCTCTCTCACTCCTACTGCCTCCACCAGGATATGATTCGCCTGGTCTGTGCTGACATTAAGGTAAACAGCTGGTATGCATTTGCTCTACTCTTGCTTATTATTGTGTTGGACCCACTGCTCATTGTGCTTTCCTATGCAATGATTCTGAGAAGTGTACTGGGGGTAGCCTCCGTGGTTGAGAGACTTCGTGCCTTCAATAACTGCCTGTCCCACATTCTGGCAGTTCTGGTTCTCTATGTTCCCATGGTTGGTGTATCTATGACTCACCGCTTTGCCAAGCATGCCTCTCCACTTGTCCATGTCATCATGGCCAGTATCTACCTGCTGGCCCCTCCTGTGATGAACCCCATCATTTACAGTGTAAAAACCAAGCAGATTCGCCAAGGAATTCTCCGCCTTCTTCCCCAAGGAAATCTGcattag